The Gemmatimonas aurantiaca T-27 DNA segment GATGGCGTAGGACGCCAGGATGAGTCCTTCGATGCAGAGGTGCGGCACATGTTCCAACAGCCAGCGATCCTTGAACGTGCCCGGCTCACCTTCGTCAGCGTTCATGCAGACGTAGTGAGGCTCGCCATCGGTCAGCTTGATGACACCCCACTTGCGGCCAGCCGGGAACGCCGCGCCACCATGCCCCAGCAACCCTGACGCGGCCACTTCCTTCGTGACATCGGTGGGCTGCATGCTGGTGAGGGCCTTTTGCAACGACTGATAGCCACCACGCGCCTTGTACGCTGCCAGCGAATGCGAGCTATCGGTGACCGGGAAGTTCATGAAGTACTTCCGGCCACTCAACGTCGGGAAAGTCGGTTCGGTCGTGTCGGGCGCCGTCATTTCGAGAGATCCTCGAGCAGCGCATCCACAGAAGCCGGCGTCAGATTCTCGTGGTAGGTGTCGTTCACCATCATCATGGGAGCCGTGCCGCAGGACGCGAGGCACTCCACCGTGCTCAGGGTGAACTTGCCATCGGCCGTTGTCTCACCGGGCTGGATGCCCAGCTTGGCGCACAGATAGCCCACCAGCCCCTCTGCACCACGCAACGAGCAGGACAGGTTGTGACACACCTGCAGGTGATGATTGCCGAGTGGCACGCGCGTGAACTGCGTGTAGAACGCGATGACCTCGTCCACCTGCATACGCGGCACACCCAGGTAGGCCACCAGCTCATCGATGTCGCTGTCGGCGATGTACCCGCGCTCCTCCTGGATGCGGCGCAGGCACGGGATGGTGAGCGACCCGGTAAAGTCCGACGGATAGCGCTGCTTCCAGCGCTCGAACTCGGGGATGAGATGCTGGATATTCTGCATCGGCGGCTTCGGCATCGGTGTCTCGTGCGAAGTCGGCGCGGTCACCGGTCACACTCGCCGCCGATCATGTTGATCGATCCGAACGAGGTGACGATGTCGGCAAGCTGATATCCGTCGAGCATGCGATGCGCACCACCCATGTGCACAAAACTCGGCGAGCGCACGTGCACCTTGTAGGGCACACCTTCACCGGTGCTGACGATGTAGAACCCCAGCTCTCCATTCGCGCCTTCATGGGCGACGTAGGCATCACCAGCCGGTACGGCCGGGCCTTCCATCACCAGCTTGAAGTGATTGATCAGTGACTCGATTTCCGAGTACACCAACTGCTTCTCGGGAAACACGCACCGGCGGTCGTCGACATTGATCGGCCCATCGGGAATCATGTCCATGAGCTGGCGAATCATGTACACCGATTCGTCCATCTCCCGCATGCGCACGTAGTAGCGATCGTAGTTGTCGCCGAAAATGCCCACCGGCACGTCGAAATCGAGTTCAGCGTACGCGAGATACGGCGTATCCTTGCGCAGGTCACGCTTGGCACCGGTGGAGCGCAGCACCGGGCCCGTGAAGCCCCAATGCAGCGCATCCGCGGTGTTGATCGTGCCCACGTTCCGCAGACGATCGATGAAGATCCGGTTCCGATCCACGAGGCCGTGCACCCGCTCCGCGTACTGTTCGTAGTCACGCAGGATCTCCCCCAGGCGCTTGAACCAGCCATCGGGCACATCCGCCGCCAGGCCACCAATGCGACCGTACGAATACGTCACGCGGGCACCGGTGAGCGCGGCCAGGTGCTCGTACATGGAATCACGCACCGTCACCAGGTACAGGAACGCCGTCATGGCGCCCAATTCCATGAGAGAGGCCGCCACACATGTGAGGTGGTCGGCGAGCCGCGAGTACTCCGAGAGCAGCGTGCGCAGGTACTTGGTGCGTGGCGTGATCTCGATGCCCATGAGCTGCTCCACCCCATCGCAGTACGCGAAGTTGTTGATCAGCGCCGAGCAATAGTTCAGGCGGTCGACATATGGAATGAGATTGTGCCAGGTGTGATCCTCGCACTCCTTCTCGAATCCGCGATGCAGGTACCCGCAGTGCACATCGGTACGCAGCACCTTCTCACCATCGAGTTCGGCGATGATCTGCACCGTACCATGGGTGGCCGGGTGCGAGGGGCCGATGTTCACCACCACCGTGTCATCACGCGACGGCCCAAAGGCCGCCCTGACCGGATTGGCGATCGGCGGGAGGATGACGGGGTTAGCGGACAAGGGCACTCTGCGGCGGACGGTACGGCACGAGCGGCTGTTCCTGCTGCTTGGGGTAGTCCTTGCGCAGCGGATGGCCCACAAACCCCTCGTACAACAGAATGGGGCGCAGATCGGCGTTTCCACGGAACACGATGCCATACATGTCATGGCATTCACGCTCCATGTATCCGGCGGACCCGTACAACGACGTCAGCGTCTCCACTTCGGGAAGAGACTCCTCCACCCGTACTTTGAGACGTACGCGCACATGGTGTGCCGTGGCATAGAAGTGGTAGACCACTTCGAAGCGGGGCGTCTGCCCCAGCCAATCCACGGCCGTGACATCGAGAAAGAGATCGAACCCGAAGGTATCGCGGAGGCGGTGCGCGACGGTGAGCAGGGCTTCGGGGAGCAGTTCCAGTACGAGGATGCCGTGTTGCACCCCCAGCGACCGGATCGGACGGGCGGCCGACAGCGGGAGAGGCGCCTGCGCGTCCTGCGCCTGCGCGTCCTCACCGGTGGTGGCGGTAACCATCTGCTCGTGGAGCGCCTGCCCGATGAGCGTCTGCTCGAGCTGCGCAAAAATCGGCGCGGAGACCGGCACGGTCACGATCAGAATCGGTCGTTGATGATGGGATGTCGCCCGTTGGCGATCTTTTCCTGCAGCCGCATGATCCCGTCGATCACCATCTCGGGGCGCGGCGGGCAGCCGGGGACATAGATGTCCACCGGGATGATGCGATCGATGCCCGGCAGGGAGGCATAGTTCTGATAGAAGCCGCCCGTGCTGGCACAGACGCCGAATGCCATGACCCATTTCGGCTCGCACATCTGCTCGTACACCTTGAGCAGAATGGGCGCCTGCTTCTGGGTGACCGTGCCGACCACCATCAGCAGGTCAGCCTGACGGGGCGAAAAGCGCGGCAGCGCGGCGCCGAAGCGGTCGGTATCGTAGGCCGACGCGCTGACGGCCATGAATTCCATGGCACAGCAGGCGGTGACGAATGGATACGGGAAGAGCGAAAACTTCCGCGCCCAGCCCACCAGTTCGTCTTTTCGCGTCGTCAGATACTCGAACGTCGCATGTTTACCCGGGGTGGCGGATCCGGCGGGCGCCGGTCTCGTCACATCCACGATCGGAAGTTGCTTGCCGTACATGGTTACTCCGTCACGGCGTCCAGCACCCGCGCGCGATACACATACAGCAGGCACAACACCAGCAGCGCGGTGAACAGGAAAAAGGTGAAGACCATGAATCCCGTCAGCGGACGCGCACCGAGCGCCCAGATGAAGAGGAACATGGTCTCGAGATCGAACAACAAGAAGAGGATGGCCACCGCGTAATACTTGATCGGCACCGCCTTCACATTGAGGACGTCGACGATCGTCGCCCCGCACTCGAACGGTTCGAGTTTGGTGGACGTCATGGCCGGTTTGGGCCCCAGGATCGCGTTCAGCGCGAGCGCGAGGCCGACAAACCCCACGATGGCGCCGAAGTAGAGTAGGAACGTGACGTATGGTGTCATCACAGGCGGGCGGGATCCGTGGAGTGCGTCGGCAGGATGGAGACCGAACGCACCTCGCAGAGTGGAAGGCCAGCCTCAGCTTTGCAACTGGCCTCTCGACGTGCGCAACGTGCGACCGGGTACCGGCGTCGTCAAGCAGGGTTTTCCCCTCAAGCGGCACCGATGGCGTGCATCGCCCCCGCCGGCGCGGTCCGCGTACGCGCGCGCGGCCCCCCCTGTATCACCGTGCACACCTATATGGAAGGCATGCGCGACTCGTCCCGAGAAACCTCGAAACTTGGGCTGAACAGTAGGCATGCCGCCGATCCCTCCACTAAGATTTTCGGGGCATGACATGGGACCCGGTCCCATCGCAATGCGCCAGATCACGTGGGCGAACACCTGAGCTATTGGTCCCACCCCCTCGCCCCGTGACGACTCGACGCCTGTGGTGGTTGTCACTGTGTCGTCGAATTATCACCCTCCCGAAGGAGACTATTGATGTTCCACCGAGCGATCACCCGTCGCTTGGTGGCCGTCGCCGCCCTCATGGTCTTCGCTGCTCCGCTGCGCGCTGTTCAGGCTCAGTCGGGCACGATCACTGGTAAGGTCACCGACGCTGCCACCAAACTTCCCATTGCTGACGTCCGTGTCGTCATCACCGGCACCACCTTCGAAGCCCAGACGGGCCGTGACGGCGAATTCCGCCTGATCAACGTCCGTCCGGGCGCGGTCACGGTGTCCGCGTTCCGCATCGGCTATCGCCTGAAGCAGGACACGGCCCGCGTCGCTGCCGGTGAGACGGCGGTGCTCAACCTCGAGATGACGGCCTCGGTCATCAATCTCTCCGAAGTGGTTGTGACCGGCACCGCCGGCAATCAGGAGCGCAAGGCGCAGTCGGCGCTGGTGGCCTCCGTGACCGCAGCGGACATCATCAAGGATGCCCCCGTCACGAACGTGGCCAACTTGCTGCAGTCCCGCGTGCCGGGTGTCTCGCTCAACGCCTCCTCCGGCACCAAGGGCACGTCCACGCAGATCCGCATCCGTGGCGCGTCCTCCATCAATCTGTCCAATCAGCCGCTGATCTTCGTCGACGGCGTACGGATCAATGAAGGGCCGATCAACATCGGTAACGGTGGCGCGGGTACGGGCGGTCAGGCGTATGACCGGTTCAACGATCTCAATCCCGAAGAAATCGAGAGCATCGAGGTCGTGAAGGGTCCTGCCGCCGCGACGCTCTACGGCGCCGACGCATCGGCCGGCGTGATTCAGATCATCACCAAGAAGGGCCGGGCCGGCTCCAACTCGTTCCAGCAGTCGCTGCGTATCGAGCAGGGATCGTCCAGCGTGGATCACATCAAGATCCCCGACAACTACAACACGTGTACGGCGGCGTTGATCGCCCCCACCAGCACCAATCCGCTGTGCCGTGGCCAGGCGCTCAATACCCTGGTCAGCGACAATCCCCTCGAGCGGGCCAATGTCTTCCGCAAGGGTGACGAGCGGGTCTTCAACTATGCCCTGCGCGGCGGCGGCCAGAACTACGGCTTCAACGTGTCGTACGGTTCCGACAACTCGACGGGCACGCTGCCGAATGAGGGCAACAACCGGTACAACGTCCGTACCAACGTGAACTACGTCGCCAACCAGAAACTCAATCTCGACCTGGGATTGGGCCTGGTTCAGAATAGCACCCGCCTGCCGAACAACGACAACAACGTGTTTGGGTGGCTTGGTGGCGGCATGCTCGGTGACCCGCGTTCGCGCAGTGACGCCCCGAACCGGGACGCGACCTTTGACGGCTGGTACTCGAACCGTCACTTCAACGCGATCAACTCGATCGACGCGAATCTGCTCAGCAAGCGCGTGACCTCCTCCGTCACCGCCAACTACGCGCCGACCTCCTGGTTCACCAACCGGTTCACCGGTGGCCTCGACTACGCGACGGACATCGAAACGCGTTTCTATCCGCGCAACGACAGCACCTGGTACGGTGGCCTGCGCGACGGTGGTGAAAACCAGCAGTTCAGCCGTGGCGCCGAACGCTACACGTTCGACTACCTGGGCAACATGAAGAAGCAGTTGGGAACCGATTGGGAAACCAACCTCTCCTTCGGCCTCCAGACGATCTCTTCGCGCAATCAGCTCGTGCAGTCGACGGGCATTGGGTTCGTGACGAACTCCAATCGCTCCAACAATTCGGCAGCCACGACCACCGGTAGCAGCGGATTCACCGAGCAGCGCCAGTATGGCTACCTGGGCCAGTTGCAGGTCGGCCATCTCAACAAGCGCTTCCTGCAGGTTGGTGTCCGCGTCGACCGCAACTCGTCCTTCGGCACCAATTCGCCGACCTTCGTGCTGCCCAAGATCGGCGGCTCCTGGGCGATCGGGGAAGAGGACTTCTTCCAGCCGCTCACGAACGTCATCAACACGTTGCGCTTGCGCGCCGCGTGGGGCACCACGGGCCGCTCGCCCAATCCGGGACAGGCGCTCGAGACCCTTACGTCTGCGTCGTACAATCTCGCCGGCACCACGTTCGCCGGCGCGAACCTGAACCGCCCGGGCAACCCGGAGCTCAAGCCGGAGCGCGGCACCGAGTTCGAAGCGGGACTCGACGCCGGCTTCCTGAGCAACCGTGTGTCGATGGAATTGACCTACTTCCGGAAGCAGACGGATGATCTGATCATCGCCCGTCCGATTCCGCCCTCCCTCGGCTACGGTCTCAACCCGCTGGCCAACCTGGGCTCCGTGCTGAATTCCGGTGTGGAAGTCGGCGTCAACGTCCAGGCGGTGAACAGCAGCAACTTCCGCTGGGATGTGCGTGGTGCCGCGAACACCCTGCGGAACGAATTGCTCAGCCTTGGCGGACAGGCGCCGTTTGTGCTCGGCTCCATCGGCCGCACCCTGGTGGGACAGCAGCTCGGTGTGATGACGGCCAAAGTGGTCAAGAGTGTGGACCTGCAGAACGGTCGCGCGGTCGTGACCGACACGCTCACACCCGTCGGCAATCTGTTCCCGACTCTTGAGTGGAATCTGACCAACACGTTCACCATCGCGAAGAACCTGCGCATCTCGGCCATGATCGATGCGAAGAAAGACTTCGTGGTGTACAACAACACGCGGAACTTCCGTGAAGCACAACTGATTCGCTCGAATGTGCGCCTGGATACCACCCTGCTGTCGCGGGAAGAGCGCATTCGTCGCTATGGCCCGTTCGTTTCGGAAGTGACCGGTGCGGCGGTGCCCATCAACGACGCGCGTGGCGCTTTCATCGAAGAAGGCGATTTCGTTCGCTTCCGCGAGCTGTCGGCCACGTACACGTTGCCGCAGTCGATCATGACCAAGATCTCCGGCCGCATCCAGAACGCCTCCGTGACGTTCGCGATGCAGAACGTGAAGCTCTGGACCAACTACTCCGGCTTCGATCCTGAACTCAACGCGCAAAGCAATGCGTTCGGACGAGAAGATTTCCTGACGGCACCGATTCCGCGTCGGACGGTGCTGCGCTTCAATCTCAATTTCTGACCGCGAGAGATCATGAAGAAGATCACACGCGCGGTTGCGCGCACAACGGCCGGCACGCTGCTCGCTGTGGGAGCCGCAGCCTGCGGAGATAAATTCGTCACCGTCACCAATCCCGATCTCATCGATGCGGGCACCGTAGATCCGACGGCCAGTGGTGCCATGTTGGCGGCATCGGCGCAGCAGAACTACGTGGACATGATTGGCACGCTGGCGATGTACGGCGGCTGGTTCTCGGAAGAGGCCAACGTGGCGGACACGTTCCCGACCCGCAACGAGTTCGGCTTCCGCAACATCACCGACCTCAACACGTCGCTCAACGGCGAAGTGTGGGCCCCGTTGTCACGGGCGGTTGCGTCGGCGAAGCTGGTGCTCGATCTCGACCTGCCGGACAAGGACCGGAACATCTCGGTGGCTCGGGCTGCCACGTTCCGCGGCTTCTCGATTCTGCAGATGGCATCGGATTTCTGCACCGGATCGTTCTCCAGCGGCCCGGAGCTCACCACCGCGCAGATGCTCGACTCGGCCATTTTCTGGTTCGACCGAGCCAATACGGTTGGTCGTGCCAACGCGTCCACAGAGGCCGTGGAACTGGCCAATGCGTCTCTCGTGGGGCGCGCTCGGGCCAAGCTGCAGAAGGGGGACAACGCCGGCGCGGCTGCCGATGCCGCATTGGTACCGGCAGGATTTGTCTCGAACATGCGTTACACGGACGATGCCGGTAATCGTGGCCGACTCAGCAACGATCTCTGGTCATTCTCCTTCACCCGTGGTTCGATCAGCGTGGCCCCGTGGTTCCGTCAGGGTGACCCGCGCGTGACGTACAACATCGCGGGTGGTACCCCGCCGGCCACGGCCGTGGCTCAGGATGCGGTGCCGGGTGGTTTCCACCAGCAGACCAAGTTCCCGACCTTTGCGGCGTCGATCCGTCTCGCATCCAAGCTGGAAGCGGATTACATCGCGGCGGAAGCCTCGGCCAATCCGACCACGCAGCTCGCCCTGATCGCGGCTCGTCGCTCCGCCAACGGACGTCCGGCGTATTCGGGGCCGACGGACGCGGTCAGCGTGAAGACGGAACTGTTCAACCAGCGCGCCCTCGAGTTCTTCCTCGAAGGCAAGCGTGTGGCCGATATGCGCCGCTCGCCCGCTTCGGTTGCCGGCACCGTTACGGCCGCTGGCCAGCCGTACTTCAAGCCTGGCTACCAGAATGTCGGTACGAATACCTGCTATCCGCTTCCGTTCGCGGAACGGGACAACAACCCGAACATGAAGAAGGGTTCCTGATCAGCAGGTGATGGGCTGTGGTTGATGGCAGTGCAACGGGCACCGGGAAATCCGGTGCCCGTTTGCATTTGGGCGCGATCCGGGGAACCACCGCAGGCCTCCCCATGCGCACAAGAGGTTGCGATCCCTGCGACCGGAGGCGATTCCTACAAGAGTGCCGTCTTCCATCATTTTTACCCGTCATCGTTTCTTCGGCCGTTCGAACCGATGAGTTCGCTCCACTCGGCCGGCCCTGACGCCATCGAATGCGCGCGTATCACCGCGTTGCACGCGCGTACGTTTTCGCTGGCCAGCCGTTTGCTGCCCCGGGAGAAACGGCGGGCTGCCAACGCCCTGTATGCGTTCTGCCGGTTGGCAGATGATCTCGTGGACCAGCAGAGCGCTCGGTCCACCACCGATCTGCACCAGGACCTCTTGCGGTATCGGGGGCGTCTCGACGAGGCGCTGCGGGGCACTGCGGACAGCGCCGTTCTGCGGGAACTGATGTGGGTGGTGCGCACCTATGAGGTGCCGTCACGTCCCCTCTATGAACTGATCGAAGGTGTCGGCCGCGACCTCACGACGCAGCGCTACGAGCGCTGGACCGACGTGTCCCGCTATTGTGAGGGTGTGGCCAGCTCGGTCGGGGAGATGTGCACACATGTATTCGGTGTTCCGGCCACGGGACACGATGGTGACGATCGGTTTTCCGTGGCGATCGGCCATGCCCGCACACTGGGCCGGGCGATGCAGTTGACCAACATTCTGCGTGATGTGGGTGAAGACGCGCGCCGAGGACGTTGTTACTTGCCCTCGGAGGAACTCGCGCAGTACGGCCTGTCCGTCGACGGGGTGCTGAACGACCCAGCGGTCGCCCTCCACCCAGGCTGGAAACCGCTGATGCAGTTCCAGATCACGCGTGCCCGCCAACTGTATGCCGAATCGAGGCCCGGTATCGCCATGCTGGCCGCCGACGCACAGCGCTGCGCGGTCGCCTGCGCGCGGGGCTACGCCGGGATTCTCGACGCCATCGAAGCCCAGCACTACGACACGGTGACACGCCGCGCTCGCATGAAGACACCAGCCCGCCTGCGGCTGCTCTGGCAGGCCTGGCGCCATCGCCCTGAGCACCCGGGCACGGCCTGCCCGTCGGGCAATAGCGCACCATGGCGCGAAGCCAACGCCCTGTAACCCCGTCGTGAATACATCGCCCTCCCTGCTTCGCGTGGCCGTCGTCGCGCTGATCGCGCACGCCGCCATGAGTGCCTTTTCGGCGTTCGCATTTTCCACGTTTCTGGTGCCGCCGTATCCCGATTGGCTGCAGACGCCCACCAACCAGCGGGTCATGGCCCTGGGCTACACGTTCGGTGGACAGACCACGGTGGTGCTGGGGGCCGTTGCGGGGCTGGCATTCTTGGCCCACGCCATTGGTCGGCGCCCGGCCCTACTCACCTTTGCCGTGGCGTTCGTGCTGTCGCTCAGCTCCGAGCTCGCCGGCACGGCAACCGGGTTTCCCTTCGGCGCATACGGTTACACCGATCAACTCGGCTACAAGATCGGTGGACTAGTGCCGTTCAACATTCCCACGTCGTGGTTCTACATGCTGGTGGCCTCATTGGCCATTTGCGGTCGCACGATTACGGCGCGCGATGACAACGCCACCAAGTGGTGGTGGTCGCTGATGGCCGGCCTGGTGCTCACGGCATGGGATGTGTCGATGGACCCGGCCATGGTGAAGACACGGCACTGGCTCTGGCTGGTGGGGGATCTGTCCGGCGCCTCGTCATTCCAGCAGTTCATTGGCACACCGTTCTTTTTCGGCATGCCTCTCACCAATTGGCTGGGGTGGATCCTGACCGGCGTGCTGGTGACGCGGGCCATGCTGACCATCGTGCCGCCCACGGTCTGGGCGCGGCAGGTGTCACCATCGTCGCTGCCATTGGCGCTGTACGCGGTCAACGGCCTGTTGCCACTGGCCATCTGCTTTGCGCAGGACATGGTACTGGCCGGTGTGCTGGGCACACTCGCCATGGGCCTCCCCCTGGCGCTGGCGCTGCGCAGTCCGGACCGGGCGCACGATATGCTTACGGCGGCGCGCTGATGCGCATTGTCGTCATCGGCAGCGGCTTCGGCGGCCTCGCCGCTGCCATTCGACTGCAAGCACAGGGGCACAGCGTCACGATCGTCGAAAAACTCGACCAGCCAGGTGGACGAGCCTGTGTCTTCCATCAGGATGGGTTCACCTTCGACGCCGGCCCCACAATCATCACGGCTCCCTGGGTGCTCGATGAACTCTTCGCGCTCACGGGTCGCCACACCGCCGATTTTGTTTCGCTCGTCCGCCTCGATCCGTTCTACAACATCCGCTTCGAAGATGGATCGGTGTTTCGCTACAATGGCGACAAGGACGCGTTGCGCGAGCAGGTGCGAATGTTCGCACCAGGTGATGAAGCCGGATACCTGACCTTCCGCGAGAAGGCCGCGGCGATTTTCGACGCCGGCATGCCGCTCATCGACCAGCCGTTCGACACCATCGGCTCCATGGTGAAAGCGGTGCCGGCGCTACTGCGCACGCGGGCGGATCGTTCGGTTGCGGCAATGGCCAACGCCTACCTGGCCGACGAACGGCTGCGACAGGTGTTTTCCTTCCACCCGCTGTTGGTGGGTGGCAATCCGTTTCGTGCGTCATCCATGTACGCGCTCATTCACAAGCTTGAACAGCAGTGGGGCGTGCTGTTTTGCATGGGCGGCACCGGCGCATTGGTACAGGGCCTCGTGCGCGCCTTCGAGGAGCTCGGCGGTACGATGCGCTACGAACACGAAGTGGCGGATGTGCCGGTGGTGAACGGCCGAGCCACGGGTGTGCGTTGCGTGAACGGCGTGCACCTCGACGCTGATGCGGTGGTGTGCAACGGCGACGTGGTCCAAGCCTATCGTACGCTGATCAAGCCGGAGCACCATCCACGCACCCCAGCACGGCGCCTCGAGCGGATGCGGCATTCGATGTCGTTGTTCGTGATCTACTTCGGCACCAACCGACAGTACGACAACATTGCGCACCATGAGATTCTCATGGGACCGCGCTATCGCGAGTTGCTCGAAGACATCTTCGAGCGGAAGATCCTCGCCGATGATTTTTCGCTGTACCTGCACCGTCCCACCGCCACGGACCCGTCGCTTGCCCCGCCAGGGTGCGATGCGTGGTATGTGCTCTCCCCGGTGCCACACCTTGGCAGCGGCACGGACTGGGAGCGTGTGAGTGAGCGCTACCGCGACCGCATCATGGGATATCTCGAAGAACGCTACCTGCCGGGGTTGTCTCAGCACCTCGTCACGGAGCGCCGTGTCGATCCGCGGTATTTCGAAGGTACGCTCAACAGCTATCTGGGCAGTGCCTTTGGACCCGAGCCGGTGCTCACGCAGTCTGCCTGGTTCCGGCCGCACAACCGGGATCGGGATATTGGGAATCTCTACTTTTGCGGTGCGGGGACCCACCCGGGGGCGGGGCTGCCGGGGGTGATATCGAGTGGGAAGATCGTTGCGGGGATGATTGGGAGGAGCTGATGGCTGGGCCCCATGGCCGATAACCACGGGACTGGTCACAGGTACTGGGGAGCTTGGTTTTAGGCTGTAGGTGGTAGGTGCTAAGTGGAACTTGCTTCCCGGCGACTTCGGCACGGATGCCAGCTCCGACCTAACACCTAGCACCTAACACTTAGAGCCGAGCCCCCTACAACCTGTGACGCGGTCCCGCCGTTCCAAGTCGCCGCCAGGCGGCCCCCGCCCCCCTACGCCCCCCTCCCCACCCCCCACTAGATTGTTCGGGATGAACATTTCCATTACCCCGACCGAAACCGCAGGCGTCTCACGCCGCCTGCAGATCACGGTGCCGGCCGACACGGTGGCATCGTACGAAGACCAGGCGGCGCGCAAGTACGCGACCCAGGTGCGTCTCCCGGGCTTCCGTCCGGGCAAGGCGCCGCCATCGATGGTGCGCAAGCGCTTCCCCGAGGCCGTGCGCCAGGAAGCGATCGAACTGGTCATCAATGACGCATTCCGTGAGGCGATTGATCGCGAGGGCTTCAAGCTCGCCGCGCAGCCTCATATCCACGACCTCAAGTCCGAGCCCGGTCAGCCGCTCGAGTTCGAGCTGCACTGCGAAGTGCGCCCCGAGCTGGCGCTCGAAAAGGTCGATGGCTTCACGATCACGCGTCGGGACACCACGGTCACCGAAGAACTGATCGACGAGCAGATCGAGCGGCTGCGCGAGCAGAAGGCCGACTGGTCGCCGGTCGAGGAAAAGCCGGCGCCGGGTGACATGGTCACGGTGATCCTGTCCACCGAAGAGACCGACGGTATCCTGCCCGAAGGCAAGGAATACCGTATCGTGCTCGGCGGCGGTCAGGCCATCCCGGGCATCGAAGAGCTGATCATGGAGACGGCGCCTGGTGCGTCCTCCGAGAAGTCGGTACGCTGGCCGGAAGATTTCCCGGACGAATCGCAGCGTGGCGCCACGAAGCTCGTGCGGGTGCAGCTCAAGGACGTCAAGCGCAAGGCGC contains these protein-coding regions:
- a CDS encoding carotenoid biosynthesis protein yields the protein MNTSPSLLRVAVVALIAHAAMSAFSAFAFSTFLVPPYPDWLQTPTNQRVMALGYTFGGQTTVVLGAVAGLAFLAHAIGRRPALLTFAVAFVLSLSSELAGTATGFPFGAYGYTDQLGYKIGGLVPFNIPTSWFYMLVASLAICGRTITARDDNATKWWWSLMAGLVLTAWDVSMDPAMVKTRHWLWLVGDLSGASSFQQFIGTPFFFGMPLTNWLGWILTGVLVTRAMLTIVPPTVWARQVSPSSLPLALYAVNGLLPLAICFAQDMVLAGVLGTLAMGLPLALALRSPDRAHDMLTAAR
- a CDS encoding phytoene desaturase, with protein sequence MRIVVIGSGFGGLAAAIRLQAQGHSVTIVEKLDQPGGRACVFHQDGFTFDAGPTIITAPWVLDELFALTGRHTADFVSLVRLDPFYNIRFEDGSVFRYNGDKDALREQVRMFAPGDEAGYLTFREKAAAIFDAGMPLIDQPFDTIGSMVKAVPALLRTRADRSVAAMANAYLADERLRQVFSFHPLLVGGNPFRASSMYALIHKLEQQWGVLFCMGGTGALVQGLVRAFEELGGTMRYEHEVADVPVVNGRATGVRCVNGVHLDADAVVCNGDVVQAYRTLIKPEHHPRTPARRLERMRHSMSLFVIYFGTNRQYDNIAHHEILMGPRYRELLEDIFERKILADDFSLYLHRPTATDPSLAPPGCDAWYVLSPVPHLGSGTDWERVSERYRDRIMGYLEERYLPGLSQHLVTERRVDPRYFEGTLNSYLGSAFGPEPVLTQSAWFRPHNRDRDIGNLYFCGAGTHPGAGLPGVISSGKIVAGMIGRS
- the tig gene encoding trigger factor, which codes for MNISITPTETAGVSRRLQITVPADTVASYEDQAARKYATQVRLPGFRPGKAPPSMVRKRFPEAVRQEAIELVINDAFREAIDREGFKLAAQPHIHDLKSEPGQPLEFELHCEVRPELALEKVDGFTITRRDTTVTEELIDEQIERLREQKADWSPVEEKPAPGDMVTVILSTEETDGILPEGKEYRIVLGGGQAIPGIEELIMETAPGASSEKSVRWPEDFPDESQRGATKLVRVQLKDVKRKALPALDDAFAREIGDFDTVQVLRDAVRTDMGEHSKREADADVRGQLIEQIVTANPFDVPKAWVMQLVDGYMQMYGVPENQKQTFTQEFMPMAERQVRRDLIVDTLAERESLTASAADVDARVEELAKARNADPGQVYAQLQKAGRLTEVERELTEDRVFGWLLEKNPVTAA
- a CDS encoding phytoene/squalene synthase family protein, translated to MSSLHSAGPDAIECARITALHARTFSLASRLLPREKRRAANALYAFCRLADDLVDQQSARSTTDLHQDLLRYRGRLDEALRGTADSAVLRELMWVVRTYEVPSRPLYELIEGVGRDLTTQRYERWTDVSRYCEGVASSVGEMCTHVFGVPATGHDGDDRFSVAIGHARTLGRAMQLTNILRDVGEDARRGRCYLPSEELAQYGLSVDGVLNDPAVALHPGWKPLMQFQITRARQLYAESRPGIAMLAADAQRCAVACARGYAGILDAIEAQHYDTVTRRARMKTPARLRLLWQAWRHRPEHPGTACPSGNSAPWREANAL